A genomic region of Nostoc sp. UHCC 0702 contains the following coding sequences:
- a CDS encoding SDR family oxidoreductase, whose protein sequence is MVNSELNNKVALITGANKGIGFEMSRQLGLHGLTILIAARNLEAAKKAAADLENQGVLAQPIALDINNSSQIQSVVQQIGEQFGKLDVLINNAGVFLDGDWLISNASSVSIDIIRQTFNTNFFALVELTQALLPLILKSPSGRIVNMSSIEGSLTLHADPNSPIYDSKPFAYNASKAAVNSFTVHLAHELRNTPVKVNSAHPGWVKTELGGEGAIMDLAEGGKTGVELAILSDDGPSGGFFHLGQPVLW, encoded by the coding sequence GTGGTCAATAGTGAACTGAACAATAAAGTAGCCCTGATTACTGGTGCAAATAAGGGTATTGGGTTTGAAATGAGCCGTCAACTCGGACTACATGGATTGACAATTCTGATTGCGGCCCGTAATTTAGAAGCGGCTAAAAAAGCTGCTGCTGACTTAGAAAATCAAGGAGTCTTGGCCCAGCCCATTGCCTTGGACATAAATAACAGTAGCCAAATTCAGTCTGTCGTGCAACAGATTGGTGAACAGTTCGGTAAGCTTGATGTTTTGATTAATAATGCAGGTGTATTTTTGGATGGTGACTGGTTAATCAGTAATGCTAGTTCTGTTTCCATAGACATTATTCGACAGACATTCAATACGAATTTTTTTGCTTTGGTTGAACTGACTCAAGCGCTATTGCCATTAATTTTAAAAAGCCCTAGTGGTCGAATTGTGAATATGTCTAGTATCGAAGGCTCATTGACACTTCATGCAGATCCAAATTCACCAATTTATGACTCTAAACCATTTGCTTATAATGCTTCTAAGGCAGCAGTTAATTCATTTACTGTACATTTAGCTCATGAGTTGCGGAATACTCCTGTCAAGGTGAATAGCGCTCATCCAGGTTGGGTAAAAACCGAATTGGGTGGTGAAGGCGCAATCATGGATCTTGCAGAAGGAGGGAAAACAGGCGTGGAGTTAGCAATACTCTCTGATGATGGGCCAAGCGGTGGCTTTTTCCATTTGGGACAACCAGTGCTTTGGTAA
- a CDS encoding glycoside hydrolase family 2 encodes MQLLDFENTEVELSSDVGGNIHISNNTPHPRPLLQRSRWQSLDGQWKFAYDDEQHCYQPSDFKQWTHNIEVPFAPESTKSGIGDHGFHPNCWYEREFETPTGDGRLLLHFGAVDYRARVWINDQYIAEHEGGHTSFTLDITHALNDSGTTKVTVWAQDDPHDLAKPRGKQDWQLKPHSIWYPRTSGIWQTVWLERVGETYLGHLRWVPDCERWEIGFEAGLAGNVPTSSLQIKVKLSVDGHVVARDTYELFNGEISRRIALGDPGIDDCRNELLWSPEKPTLIDAEVQLWDKDHLLDEVKSYTAMRTVSIQRDRFMLNGRPYYLRLVLDQGYWPDTLMTPPSNEALRRDVELVKAMGFNGVRKHQKIEDPRFLYWADVLGLLVWEEMPSAYRFTPKAVERMTREWTEIIKRDVSHPCIVAWVPFNESWGVPNLIETAAHRNYVLAMYHLTKTLDPTRPVIGNDGWESTDTDILAIHDYETNPQRLAHRYRPDVKLSDLFERSRPGGRILTLDNYPHQGQPVMLTEFGGIAYAPSDTPDADKAWGYERCFNISELEMKYAALLETVNDVELFSGFCYTQFTDTFQEANGLLYGDRTPKFPIEAIRAATLSGQGLCTPTSC; translated from the coding sequence ATGCAATTGTTAGATTTTGAGAATACTGAGGTTGAGTTATCTTCTGATGTCGGTGGTAATATTCATATTTCAAATAATACACCCCACCCACGCCCACTTTTACAGAGATCGCGCTGGCAAAGTTTAGATGGTCAATGGAAATTCGCCTATGATGACGAACAGCATTGTTATCAACCGAGTGATTTTAAGCAATGGACTCATAATATAGAAGTTCCCTTTGCTCCCGAATCTACCAAAAGTGGTATTGGCGACCACGGTTTTCATCCAAATTGCTGGTATGAGCGGGAATTTGAAACCCCAACTGGAGACGGCAGGTTACTTTTACATTTTGGCGCTGTGGACTATCGCGCTCGTGTGTGGATCAACGATCAATATATAGCCGAGCATGAAGGTGGACATACCTCTTTTACCCTTGATATTACCCATGCCTTGAATGACAGCGGCACAACAAAGGTGACAGTGTGGGCGCAAGACGATCCGCACGACCTCGCCAAACCTCGAGGAAAGCAAGATTGGCAGTTGAAGCCGCACAGTATTTGGTATCCCCGCACCAGTGGTATTTGGCAGACTGTTTGGTTAGAGCGCGTGGGTGAGACTTATCTCGGTCATTTGCGTTGGGTTCCCGACTGCGAACGTTGGGAAATTGGCTTTGAAGCTGGACTGGCTGGTAATGTACCTACTTCGAGTTTACAAATTAAAGTTAAACTCAGCGTTGACGGTCATGTGGTAGCAAGGGATACCTATGAACTATTCAATGGCGAAATTAGCCGTCGCATTGCTCTGGGAGATCCGGGTATTGACGACTGTCGCAATGAATTACTCTGGAGTCCAGAAAAGCCCACACTTATAGATGCTGAAGTTCAGCTATGGGACAAAGACCATCTACTGGATGAAGTCAAATCTTATACAGCAATGCGAACCGTCAGCATCCAGCGCGATCGCTTTATGCTCAACGGTCGCCCATACTATCTCCGGCTAGTTCTCGACCAAGGCTACTGGCCCGATACATTGATGACTCCACCTAGTAATGAAGCATTACGGCGTGATGTAGAACTCGTGAAAGCGATGGGTTTTAACGGAGTACGCAAACACCAAAAAATTGAAGACCCCCGTTTTTTATATTGGGCAGACGTTTTAGGGTTGTTAGTATGGGAGGAGATGCCCAGTGCTTACCGTTTCACGCCCAAAGCCGTGGAACGCATGACCCGTGAGTGGACGGAAATCATCAAACGAGATGTCAGTCATCCATGTATTGTGGCATGGGTTCCTTTTAATGAATCCTGGGGAGTGCCAAATTTGATTGAGACAGCGGCTCATCGCAACTACGTGTTAGCAATGTATCACCTGACCAAAACCCTCGATCCGACTCGTCCAGTTATTGGTAACGATGGCTGGGAAAGTACAGATACTGACATTCTTGCTATTCACGACTATGAGACTAACCCCCAACGGTTGGCACATCGTTATCGACCTGACGTTAAATTATCAGATCTATTTGAGCGTAGCCGTCCTGGAGGACGCATCCTCACCCTGGATAACTATCCCCATCAAGGACAACCAGTGATGCTGACCGAGTTTGGTGGTATTGCCTATGCTCCTTCAGATACGCCTGATGCAGATAAAGCTTGGGGATATGAGCGCTGCTTTAATATCTCTGAGCTAGAAATGAAGTACGCTGCTTTGCTGGAAACGGTCAATGATGTTGAGCTATTCAGTGGATTTTGTTACACACAATTCACCGATACCTTTCAAGAAGCTAACGGTTTATTATACGGCGATCGCACCCCGAAATTTCCCATTGAAGCAATCCGCGCTGCAACCCTCTCAGGACAAGGATTATGTACTCCCACAAGCTGTTAA
- the galT gene encoding galactose-1-phosphate uridylyltransferase, which produces MYSHKLLKPDGRKLTLYSRYPIASQLEATSPSNEPVQANPHLRWHPLRGEWVAYASHRQGRTFMPPPEYNPLAPTSNPEFPTELPQGKYDVAVFDNRFPSMIATANNPPECIVETLPANGACEVVVFTQDARAFLSSLELAHLDLLLQVWGDRTRELGANPQIQYVLPFENKGVEVGVTLHHPHGQIYAYPFIPPVPARMLEMQRQFYQKNQRGLLEDLIQKEIADNQRIIYQDEQAIAFVPVCARYPYEVWVAPVQPVSSFTELTPKQRLGLAKALKTVTLKYDGLWNRPFPYLMAWFQAPTDGLDHPEAHLHAQFYPPYRTSDKLKYLAGTELAAGMFANDALPEEKAKDLQAVAVNIEMPISV; this is translated from the coding sequence ATGTACTCCCACAAGCTGTTAAAGCCCGACGGACGCAAACTAACCTTATATAGTCGTTACCCAATTGCTAGTCAGCTAGAAGCTACTAGCCCCAGTAACGAGCCAGTGCAAGCTAATCCACACCTGCGCTGGCATCCCTTACGTGGCGAATGGGTAGCCTACGCCAGTCATCGTCAAGGGCGGACGTTCATGCCGCCCCCAGAATATAACCCCCTCGCACCTACCAGCAACCCGGAGTTTCCCACAGAACTACCCCAAGGTAAGTATGATGTGGCGGTGTTCGATAACCGTTTCCCCTCGATGATTGCTACAGCAAACAATCCTCCTGAGTGCATTGTGGAAACCTTACCCGCCAATGGAGCTTGTGAGGTAGTGGTTTTTACTCAAGATGCCCGCGCTTTCCTCAGTTCCCTAGAATTGGCGCACCTAGATTTGCTGTTGCAAGTGTGGGGCGATCGCACCCGTGAACTCGGTGCAAATCCCCAAATTCAGTACGTATTGCCCTTTGAAAATAAAGGTGTAGAGGTAGGGGTAACTTTACACCATCCCCACGGGCAAATTTATGCTTATCCTTTTATACCGCCCGTTCCCGCAAGAATGTTGGAAATGCAGCGGCAATTTTATCAGAAAAATCAGCGGGGTTTGCTAGAGGATTTAATCCAAAAAGAGATAGCCGACAATCAGCGGATTATTTATCAAGATGAGCAAGCGATCGCTTTTGTCCCAGTGTGTGCGCGTTATCCTTATGAAGTCTGGGTTGCACCTGTTCAGCCAGTTAGCAGTTTTACAGAACTTACCCCAAAACAACGCTTAGGACTAGCCAAGGCATTAAAAACCGTCACCCTCAAATATGACGGTTTATGGAATCGCCCGTTTCCTTATTTAATGGCTTGGTTCCAAGCACCAACTGACGGTTTAGATCATCCCGAAGCCCATTTACACGCCCAGTTTTATCCTCCATATCGCACCAGTGACAAGCTGAAGTATTTAGCAGGAACTGAACTTGCAGCCGGGATGTTTGCTAATGATGCTTTACCAGAGGAAAAAGCCAAGGACTTACAAGCGGTAGCTGTAAATATCGAAATGCCAATTTCCGTATAA
- a CDS encoding M24 family metallopeptidase, with translation MNEEVSRKLELIRQTLSETEVEGVRLRGTDWFAWATAGGSNTVLLTAETGVAEVLVTGQDAWILTDEIEAQRLKDEELPTNFKLHINPWADAAAREAFVNDATAGGEIVSDRPTSQEQPIPPSLQAYKRVLVPTELERYRQVGQKASAAMTEVLQAAKPTWTEYQLAGAGAEALWAKGLHPALTLVAGERRLPLYRHATPTGEPIGRQAMLVFCARGYGLYANLTRFVCFGSLSNDEAELHRHVREIEAEALSASQPGITLDAVYHALAQAYEQHGFAHAIREHHQGGTTGYLGREIVANPHTTEALTENKAIAWNPSLPGAKVEDTFVILKDGKLENLTFDPNFPSVEVQGRLRAVPLEI, from the coding sequence ATGAACGAAGAAGTATCCAGGAAGCTGGAGTTAATCAGACAAACCCTCTCGGAAACTGAAGTAGAGGGTGTACGTCTACGTGGTACAGATTGGTTTGCTTGGGCTACTGCTGGCGGTTCTAACACCGTCTTGCTGACTGCTGAAACTGGCGTAGCAGAGGTTTTAGTCACAGGTCAAGATGCGTGGATATTGACAGATGAAATTGAAGCGCAGCGCCTCAAAGATGAAGAATTACCAACTAATTTTAAACTGCACATAAACCCTTGGGCTGATGCTGCGGCTCGTGAGGCTTTTGTGAATGATGCGACTGCTGGAGGGGAAATTGTCAGCGATCGCCCCACTTCCCAAGAGCAACCAATACCACCCTCGCTACAAGCGTATAAACGAGTACTAGTACCAACTGAGCTAGAACGATATCGCCAAGTTGGACAAAAAGCCAGCGCAGCCATGACAGAAGTACTACAAGCCGCTAAGCCTACCTGGACAGAATATCAATTAGCCGGTGCAGGTGCAGAAGCATTGTGGGCAAAAGGTTTGCATCCAGCGCTGACACTGGTAGCCGGAGAGAGACGTTTACCCCTGTATCGTCATGCTACCCCGACCGGAGAACCAATTGGACGGCAAGCAATGCTAGTCTTTTGTGCTAGAGGTTACGGATTGTACGCCAACCTCACACGATTTGTTTGTTTTGGTAGCCTTTCCAACGATGAAGCCGAATTACATCGTCATGTCAGAGAAATAGAAGCCGAAGCACTATCTGCATCTCAACCTGGAATTACTCTGGACGCAGTTTATCATGCATTAGCTCAAGCTTATGAACAGCATGGTTTTGCTCATGCTATCCGCGAACATCATCAGGGAGGAACTACTGGATATTTAGGGCGAGAAATTGTGGCAAATCCACACACAACCGAGGCTTTGACAGAAAACAAGGCTATTGCTTGGAATCCTAGTTTACCAGGAGCAAAAGTTGAAGATACTTTTGTCATCCTCAAGGATGGAAAGCTAGAAAACCTGACTTTTGACCCCAACTTTCCTAGTGTTGAGGTGCAAGGAAGATTGCGTGCAGTGCCTTTGGAAATTTAA
- the galK gene encoding galactokinase: MSFPKIFGKLSEIQASAPGRVNLLGEHTDYNDGFVLPTAIPQQTTVQLSFSDDGQHHFYSENLQEPVNILDINYTPSGFASYIFGCIEVLKQAGYSIPLLNVYVQSSVPIGSGLSSSAALEVATIRAIRQLLNLEIDDVEIAQLAQQAEIHYAGVQCGIMDQMASSLADTEHILFLDTRTLERRILPFPSKTTILVIDSGVPRTLATSGYNQRRAECEEAAHLLGVKALRDITEVQLTERLPEPLNRRARHVVTENNRVLEVLQGVTPERFGELMNASHFSLRDDYEVSVSALDTLVEILQKTPGVFGARLTGAGFGGACVALVALGEEKAIATQALKQYNNAGYAGQILVPNFEVNNAA, from the coding sequence ATGAGTTTTCCAAAAATATTCGGTAAACTATCAGAAATTCAAGCTAGCGCACCAGGAAGGGTCAATTTACTTGGCGAACATACCGACTACAACGATGGTTTTGTTTTGCCAACAGCGATTCCTCAACAGACAACGGTACAGCTAAGTTTCAGTGATGATGGACAACATCACTTTTATTCAGAAAATCTTCAAGAGCCTGTAAATATTTTAGACATTAATTATACGCCTTCTGGATTCGCCAGTTATATTTTTGGCTGTATTGAGGTGTTGAAACAAGCAGGATACAGCATTCCTTTGCTGAATGTGTACGTCCAATCATCAGTTCCTATAGGTTCTGGCTTATCTAGCAGTGCAGCTTTAGAAGTAGCAACAATACGGGCAATTCGGCAACTTTTGAATCTCGAAATCGATGATGTGGAAATTGCCCAACTAGCCCAACAAGCAGAAATTCACTATGCAGGCGTACAATGCGGCATTATGGATCAAATGGCTTCTAGCCTTGCTGATACTGAGCATATTTTGTTTTTAGATACCCGAACTCTAGAACGTCGTATACTACCTTTTCCTAGCAAAACAACGATTTTAGTTATAGATAGCGGTGTACCTCGCACCTTGGCAACTAGCGGGTATAACCAACGTCGTGCTGAGTGTGAGGAGGCGGCGCACTTATTAGGAGTCAAGGCACTAAGAGATATCACAGAAGTTCAACTGACAGAAAGATTACCAGAACCATTAAACCGTCGCGCTCGTCATGTGGTGACAGAAAATAACCGTGTCTTAGAAGTTTTGCAGGGAGTAACACCTGAGCGTTTTGGCGAGCTGATGAATGCATCCCATTTTAGTTTGCGTGATGATTATGAAGTTTCCGTATCGGCATTGGATACATTAGTAGAAATTTTACAGAAAACCCCAGGCGTATTTGGTGCTAGGCTGACAGGTGCGGGTTTTGGGGGGGCTTGTGTAGCTTTGGTAGCATTAGGTGAAGAAAAAGCGATCGCTACTCAAGCCTTGAAACAATACAACAATGCAGGATATGCAGGACAGATTTTAGTTCCTAACTTCGAGGTAAATAATGCAGCCTAA
- a CDS encoding signal peptidase I: MQPNVIFGNAVSEGANRWGWFMGHFITPDDDPRSTTALEIKWAVHKAGDSRTEWAINNQAATLSVLINGQFCLQFEDREITLSREGDYVLWCAGVPHCWVAQSDCTILTVRWPSTPNDSVAVRSLSVSSNE, translated from the coding sequence ATGCAGCCTAACGTTATTTTTGGCAATGCTGTCAGTGAAGGTGCAAATCGCTGGGGTTGGTTTATGGGACATTTTATCACCCCAGATGATGATCCACGCTCCACCACAGCATTAGAAATTAAATGGGCTGTCCATAAAGCAGGGGACAGTAGAACCGAGTGGGCAATAAATAATCAAGCCGCTACTCTTTCCGTCTTGATTAATGGCCAATTTTGCCTTCAGTTTGAGGATAGAGAGATTACTTTATCTCGTGAGGGTGATTATGTGCTGTGGTGTGCAGGTGTACCACATTGTTGGGTTGCTCAGTCCGACTGCACTATTCTAACGGTGAGATGGCCTTCAACACCAAATGATAGTGTAGCCGTGCGATCGCTTAGTGTCTCCTCTAACGAGTGA
- a CDS encoding phytanoyl-CoA dioxygenase family protein yields the protein MVQSIGGIAKYSATDLDKLAQELNRDGICVIRNLFEQQLIEQWLEAFEKLFYERQNQPGGLAPRDICRYYLTLPWIYPFANELVFANSVIRGVLDRVFYQEYVMVQLGVDVPFQGSDYQEIHRDFRPLFCDRIVTPLYALAVNFPLVEVTKENGPFQMALGTHLLPREEGLQKIAKGEIPMESFYMQPGDVMVRSPLALHRGSPNRTNQPRPMIVMGYTMHWLHTPKVDLTLQQDYYDSLPEEIRQMLRCQVVEQLSKEKVETYINFKY from the coding sequence ATGGTTCAAAGTATAGGCGGTATAGCTAAATATTCAGCTACCGACCTAGATAAGTTAGCGCAAGAACTGAATCGAGACGGGATTTGTGTGATTCGGAATCTTTTCGAGCAACAATTGATTGAGCAGTGGTTAGAAGCTTTTGAAAAGTTATTTTACGAACGTCAAAATCAACCAGGTGGATTAGCTCCCCGCGACATTTGCCGCTACTATCTAACCTTACCTTGGATTTACCCCTTTGCTAATGAGTTGGTTTTCGCCAACTCAGTGATTAGGGGTGTCCTAGACCGCGTGTTTTACCAAGAGTACGTGATGGTTCAGTTAGGGGTTGATGTCCCGTTCCAGGGTTCAGATTATCAGGAAATCCATCGGGACTTTCGCCCATTGTTTTGCGATCGCATAGTTACACCACTTTACGCCCTAGCAGTTAACTTTCCCCTTGTGGAAGTCACAAAAGAAAACGGGCCGTTTCAAATGGCGCTTGGAACTCATTTACTACCGCGTGAAGAAGGATTACAAAAGATTGCTAAAGGTGAAATCCCGATGGAATCTTTTTATATGCAGCCTGGAGACGTGATGGTGCGATCGCCTTTGGCACTGCACCGGGGTTCTCCAAATCGGACAAACCAGCCACGACCAATGATAGTCATGGGCTATACTATGCACTGGTTACATACCCCAAAAGTAGATTTGACTCTCCAACAAGACTACTACGATAGTTTGCCAGAAGAAATCAGACAGATGTTACGGTGTCAAGTGGTAGAGCAATTGTCCAAGGAAAAAGTCGAAACTTATATCAATTTCAAGTATTAG
- a CDS encoding glycoside hydrolase family 43 protein, whose translation MDYTNPVYKGYFADPFVWQYENVYYAIGTGAAEAEGTVDNIDINNKSRVFPLLRSFDFVNWHFVDNALLRPDPALGDNFWAPEVAYSDGQFYLYYSVGHEDKNHQLRVATSDTPLGPYQDVGKPLTDLNSCPFAIDPHPFQDDDGQWYLFYARDFLDTEGGVRVGTALFVDRLQSMTKLAGEGKIVLRARCDWQRFLANRLMYGEIYDWHTLEGPCVRKHEGKYYCFYSGGRWETENYGVDYGVADNVMGSYSDAGNETGPRVLKSVPNFVRGPGHNSIVVGPDGNTEYIVYHAWTNNMDMRQICLDQLIWTPEGPRCIGPTWAPQTITGC comes from the coding sequence ATGGACTATACTAATCCGGTCTACAAAGGTTATTTTGCCGATCCCTTTGTTTGGCAATACGAAAACGTATATTATGCGATCGGCACTGGCGCAGCAGAAGCAGAAGGAACGGTAGACAATATTGACATCAATAACAAATCCCGTGTCTTCCCTCTGTTACGTTCTTTTGATTTTGTGAATTGGCATTTTGTAGATAACGCACTGCTGCGACCAGATCCAGCCCTTGGGGATAATTTCTGGGCGCCCGAAGTTGCTTACTCTGATGGTCAATTTTACCTCTACTACTCTGTAGGGCATGAAGACAAGAATCATCAGTTGCGTGTGGCTACAAGTGATACTCCATTGGGGCCTTATCAAGATGTTGGCAAGCCACTTACAGATCTAAATTCCTGTCCCTTCGCCATTGACCCGCACCCATTCCAGGATGATGATGGTCAATGGTATCTGTTTTACGCTCGTGACTTTTTGGATACAGAAGGTGGTGTACGTGTAGGTACAGCATTGTTTGTAGACCGACTCCAAAGTATGACCAAACTTGCTGGTGAAGGGAAAATAGTTTTACGTGCGCGATGCGATTGGCAACGGTTTCTAGCCAATCGTTTGATGTATGGTGAAATCTATGATTGGCATACTTTAGAAGGCCCTTGTGTTCGTAAGCATGAAGGTAAATACTACTGCTTTTATAGTGGTGGACGTTGGGAAACTGAGAACTATGGTGTAGATTATGGCGTTGCTGACAACGTGATGGGGTCTTACTCTGATGCGGGTAACGAAACGGGGCCACGAGTGCTAAAGTCTGTTCCTAATTTTGTAAGAGGGCCGGGACATAACTCTATTGTTGTTGGGCCAGATGGTAATACTGAATATATCGTCTACCATGCTTGGACAAATAACATGGATATGCGGCAAATTTGTTTAGATCAACTCATCTGGACACCAGAAGGGCCACGTTGCATTGGCCCTACCTGGGCACCGCAGACTATTACTGGCTGTTAA
- a CDS encoding ATP-grasp domain-containing protein gives MNSKYNFNYFQGSSFSDLFAEDITDAGYAFILNYPATASWATYPNTKKYFIQDGSSEATKTSYDKIFQKEPWKNLAVLGDAIPGIVTSFPPKLLVDYWQEHFGYSYTNIEVMQRSLYLDNLNHSDRFDKLITLFPFDHLKREKHAVAPDTHYYLLNKATLAELGVPHPQYETYNLHQVNLEDINLPEQFPYLIKTSHGLSGEGTYIINNPSDFKYCFEELKQYLHIKLLDTIIVSEFIKNVVQNYCVQFYLNHAGDIKLIGTTSQLVTSDGNYLGGIIHYRETDTNRFSEMIAAIGQYAHQHKYFGVIGFDVLEDKDGHMYVIDVNFRVNGSTPLCLQRHTLLRLGKEVAKYSSNYRIVGSLESILLTLKPELDSKDLIILSALEKSDSEQIYTEIYGIISGITIEEIQHIEHKLSCLFNLTY, from the coding sequence ATGAATTCAAAATACAACTTTAATTACTTCCAGGGGAGTTCTTTTTCTGATCTGTTTGCTGAAGACATCACAGATGCAGGCTATGCCTTCATCTTGAATTATCCCGCTACTGCTAGTTGGGCTACTTATCCCAACACAAAAAAATATTTTATTCAAGATGGTAGTAGTGAAGCTACCAAAACTTCCTACGATAAAATTTTCCAGAAAGAACCTTGGAAAAATCTTGCTGTGTTGGGTGATGCTATTCCAGGAATTGTTACCAGTTTCCCGCCAAAGTTGCTAGTGGATTATTGGCAAGAACATTTTGGCTATAGCTACACCAACATAGAAGTGATGCAGCGATCGCTTTATCTTGATAATCTCAATCATAGCGATCGCTTTGACAAACTCATCACTCTATTTCCCTTTGATCACCTCAAAAGGGAAAAACACGCTGTTGCTCCTGATACTCACTATTACTTGCTCAACAAAGCAACATTAGCCGAACTGGGAGTGCCACATCCGCAATACGAAACTTACAATCTTCACCAAGTTAATCTTGAAGATATTAACTTACCAGAACAATTTCCCTATCTAATCAAAACATCTCACGGACTTTCTGGAGAAGGCACTTATATTATCAACAATCCCAGCGATTTCAAATACTGCTTTGAAGAACTGAAGCAATATCTGCATATTAAGTTGCTGGATACGATTATTGTTTCCGAGTTCATTAAAAATGTTGTACAGAACTACTGCGTCCAGTTTTATCTGAATCATGCGGGTGATATAAAGCTCATCGGTACTACAAGTCAACTTGTTACCTCAGACGGCAACTATTTAGGCGGTATTATTCACTACCGTGAAACAGACACGAATCGATTCTCTGAGATGATTGCCGCTATTGGTCAATATGCTCATCAGCACAAATATTTCGGCGTTATTGGCTTCGATGTTTTAGAAGATAAAGATGGGCATATGTACGTAATTGATGTCAATTTCCGCGTCAACGGCTCAACTCCACTTTGCTTGCAACGCCACACCCTATTGAGGTTAGGGAAAGAGGTAGCTAAATATTCTAGTAATTACCGCATAGTTGGTTCATTAGAATCAATTCTCCTAACTTTAAAGCCAGAACTAGATAGCAAGGACTTGATAATTTTATCTGCTCTGGAAAAAAGCGATTCAGAACAAATTTATACTGAAATATACGGCATTATTTCAGGAATCACAATTGAAGAAATACAACATATTGAGCATAAATTATCCTGCTTATTCAACTTGACTTACTGA
- a CDS encoding DUF2214 family protein yields the protein MWVSTIVAYLHYLSFMLCFGALVLEAFNLKKELSLNEAWKIVIADAVYGISATLILVTGILRVIYFGKGTDYYLSNPVFYAKVGVFIVVGSLSIYPTVSFVAWLLDLQQGRAPKLELLKLNRLIWLIRIELVGFILIPLLATIMATGIGTN from the coding sequence ATGTGGGTAAGTACCATAGTCGCATATTTGCATTATTTAAGCTTCATGTTATGTTTTGGCGCTCTGGTGTTAGAAGCATTCAACTTAAAAAAAGAGTTGAGTCTGAATGAAGCTTGGAAAATTGTCATAGCCGATGCAGTGTATGGCATATCGGCAACTCTAATTCTTGTAACAGGTATCTTGCGTGTTATCTACTTTGGTAAAGGCACAGATTACTATTTGAGTAACCCAGTTTTCTACGCCAAAGTAGGGGTTTTTATCGTGGTGGGTTCTTTGTCTATTTATCCCACTGTTTCTTTCGTTGCTTGGCTCTTAGATTTGCAACAGGGACGAGCGCCCAAGCTGGAATTACTAAAGCTAAATCGTCTAATCTGGCTGATTAGAATTGAACTGGTTGGCTTTATCCTAATTCCTTTATTGGCAACAATCATGGCAACAGGAATAGGCACAAATTAG